A window of the Parabacteroides merdae ATCC 43184 genome harbors these coding sequences:
- the aroC gene encoding chorismate synthase, with the protein MNTFGNIYRLTSFGESHGPGIGGVIDGCPAGIELDTAFIQSELNRRKPGQSKITTPRKEDDEVQFLSGIYEGKTTGTPIGFVIWNKNQHSADYDNMKNVYRPSHADYTYQTKYGIRDPRGGGRSSARETIARCVAGAIAKLVLRQKGIRIQAFTSQVGNIKLNGSYTDYDLDKAEETAVRCPDPATAEKMEALIAEVKSKGDTIGGIITCVAQGVPIGLGEPVFGKLHAALGHAMLTINAVKGFEYGDGFEAALYRGSERNDRFFNDNGHINTRTNHSGGIQGGISNGQDIYFRVAFKSVATILMEQETVNTEGEDTILKARGRHDPCVLPRAVPIVESMTAMTLLDFLLMQKIRN; encoded by the coding sequence GTGAATACATTTGGAAACATATACAGACTGACCTCTTTCGGAGAGTCGCACGGTCCCGGAATCGGAGGCGTAATAGACGGATGCCCTGCCGGTATCGAACTAGATACGGCATTTATCCAAAGTGAACTGAACCGCCGTAAACCGGGACAGTCCAAAATCACAACCCCACGCAAGGAAGACGACGAAGTACAGTTCCTTTCCGGTATTTACGAAGGAAAAACGACAGGGACTCCGATCGGTTTCGTCATCTGGAACAAGAACCAGCACTCGGCGGACTACGATAATATGAAGAATGTTTATCGTCCTTCCCATGCAGATTACACCTACCAGACCAAATACGGAATCCGCGACCCGCGCGGAGGTGGACGTTCGTCTGCACGTGAAACGATCGCCCGTTGCGTAGCCGGAGCAATTGCCAAACTGGTTCTTCGCCAGAAAGGTATCCGGATACAAGCATTTACCTCACAGGTCGGGAACATCAAACTTAACGGCTCATACACGGATTACGACTTGGACAAGGCAGAAGAAACGGCCGTACGTTGTCCGGATCCGGCGACCGCCGAAAAAATGGAGGCTTTGATCGCCGAAGTGAAATCCAAAGGAGATACGATCGGCGGCATCATCACCTGCGTAGCACAGGGAGTTCCCATTGGTCTGGGCGAACCGGTATTCGGAAAGTTGCATGCGGCATTGGGACATGCGATGTTGACAATCAATGCCGTAAAAGGTTTCGAATACGGTGACGGTTTCGAAGCGGCCTTATATCGTGGCTCGGAACGGAACGACCGTTTCTTCAACGACAACGGACACATCAACACCCGTACGAATCATTCCGGTGGCATACAGGGAGGTATCTCGAACGGGCAGGATATTTATTTCCGTGTTGCCTTCAAATCGGTCGCCACCATCCTGATGGAACAGGAAACCGTCAATACGGAAGGTGAAGACACGATCTTGAAAGCCCGTGGGCGCCATGATCCGTGTGTTTTACCTCGAGCTGTCCCTATCGTCGAATCAATGACGGCAATGACACTGTTGGATTTTCTGCTTATGCAGAAAATCCGAAATTGA
- a CDS encoding DUF4783 domain-containing protein, translating to MKRLFLTLALVLSVLSVMAADIVPISNAFKRGNVSSLSGSMDKEVDMALPGSSKKCNANDAVSMLNAFFGGNKPTGFTVVHHADKKETGFFVGKLPTSSGEYRVNVTYRAEGNKAIIQSIRIE from the coding sequence ATGAAACGATTATTTTTGACGTTGGCATTGGTTCTCTCGGTTCTGAGTGTAATGGCTGCCGACATAGTTCCTATATCGAACGCTTTTAAAAGAGGCAACGTCTCGTCGCTCAGTGGATCAATGGACAAGGAAGTCGACATGGCCCTACCGGGTTCATCCAAAAAGTGCAACGCAAACGACGCTGTTTCAATGCTGAATGCCTTCTTCGGAGGGAACAAGCCGACAGGATTCACAGTCGTTCACCATGCTGATAAAAAAGAGACTGGTTTCTTTGTCGGTAAACTACCTACTTCATCCGGTGAATATCGCGTAAACGTGACATACCGTGCAGAAGGAAACAAAGCGATTATACAGTCTATCAGAATTGAATAA
- the rlmH gene encoding 23S rRNA (pseudouridine(1915)-N(3))-methyltransferase RlmH: MKIALIVIGKTDAGYFVEAINEYKNRLVHYIPFEMEVIPDIKNVKNLSESQQKEREGDLILKALQPGDYLVLLDEKGKEFTSVQFSTYIERKTHTVPKRLVFVVGGPYGFSDAVYKAAAEKISLSKMTFSHQMIRLIFIEQLYRAMTILNNEPYHHE; encoded by the coding sequence ATGAAAATTGCGCTGATTGTGATCGGCAAGACGGATGCCGGCTATTTTGTGGAAGCGATCAATGAGTATAAGAACCGCCTGGTCCATTATATCCCTTTTGAAATGGAAGTGATCCCTGATATTAAGAACGTCAAAAATCTTTCCGAATCCCAACAAAAAGAGAGGGAAGGAGATTTGATTCTGAAAGCATTACAGCCGGGTGACTATTTGGTTTTGTTGGATGAAAAAGGAAAAGAATTTACATCGGTGCAGTTTTCCACCTATATAGAAAGAAAGACGCATACGGTCCCGAAGCGCCTGGTTTTTGTTGTCGGTGGTCCGTATGGTTTCAGCGATGCTGTTTATAAAGCCGCCGCCGAGAAAATATCCTTAAGCAAAATGACTTTCTCTCACCAGATGATTCGCCTGATCTTTATCGAGCAGCTCTATAGGGCGATGACAATTCTGAATAATGAACCCTATCACCATGAATAA